Within Runella rosea, the genomic segment ATTTAACCCATCAACGTTCAGCCGCTCTTGAACCACCGCCTTCGGAACTTAAAACAGCCCACCAACTTCCGCCAAAATTTGACGCTCAAAACCCGCAACTGCCCCCGCCTCCACCAAGAGCCTCGCAAGAAAAACCGCCTTTTGGCTTTGAGCTGAGTCATGCGCTATTTTTGTTTTTGGTAGGAGTTTTTGTTTCGCTTTCGTTACGCATCAACGACCGTTTACGGGAAACCGAACGCCAGAAACTCAACACCGAATTGTCATTTTTGAAGGCTCAAATCAACCCGCATTTTCTGTTCAATACGCTCAATACCATCTACTCGCTGGCCATTGAGCAGTCGTCCAAAACTGCCGATGCCGTGGTCAAACTTTCGTCGCTGATGCGATACGTCATGCGAGAAGCCGATACAGATTGGGTGCCGTTGGGCAAGGAATTTTCGTACGCTGAAAACTACATAGCCCTGCAACAATTGCGGCTAGACGATACCGTTACCGTTGATTTTAACATCACGGGGAAGCCCAACGGCCAACAAATTGCACCGTTGATTTTGATTTCATTCATCGAAAATGCGTTCAAATACGGCGTCAATCCGCAGGAAAAATCACTGGTACAGATTCAGCTTTCTATTGCCGAAAATCGTTTACATTTACGTACGTTCAACAAAAAAGTGCGGGTATTTTACGACGAAGAAACTTCCAGCGGCATCGGTATTGAGAACACCAAAACGCGATTGCAACTGATGTATCCTTCCAAACATTTGCTGACCATTACGGATGTTCCCGAAAGTTTTACGGTAGATTTAACCATTGAATTGTAAGCAATATGCTCAAAGCCATTGCCTTAGACGACGAGCCGCCGGCCCTCCGCGTGATTACGTATTTCTGCGGTCAAGTGGATTTTGTTGACCTTCAAAAAACATTTTCCCGCACCGACGAAGCGTTTGAGTACCTCTCTGCAAACACCGTCGATTTGCTTTTTTTGGACATCAACATGCCATCCATGTCGGGCATTGAGTTCTACAAGGCCATTCCGCAAGATGC encodes:
- a CDS encoding sensor histidine kinase, which gives rise to MNRTYWTIAIHLLCGVSFLALPYIFAPKGFAQMAEIAHNPHEQTNLLAYLFMLGFFYLNYYVLIPKLYFAKKYVFYAGSTLLCFGVVVLMLVLVDRQDLTHQRSAALEPPPSELKTAHQLPPKFDAQNPQLPPPPPRASQEKPPFGFELSHALFLFLVGVFVSLSLRINDRLRETERQKLNTELSFLKAQINPHFLFNTLNTIYSLAIEQSSKTADAVVKLSSLMRYVMREADTDWVPLGKEFSYAENYIALQQLRLDDTVTVDFNITGKPNGQQIAPLILISFIENAFKYGVNPQEKSLVQIQLSIAENRLHLRTFNKKVRVFYDEETSSGIGIENTKTRLQLMYPSKHLLTITDVPESFTVDLTIEL